The genomic interval GACGTGCACTGTCTGTACGTCTCGCCGCTGAAGTCGCTCGCAAACGACATCCACCGGAACCTGACGGAGCCGCTGGACGGCATCACCGAGCGTCTCGACGGCGAGGTGGACGTGCGCCACGCCATCCGCCACGGCGACACCTCGGATTCGGAGCGGCAGGCGATGCTGGAGACGACGCCGCACATCCTCAACACGACGCCGGAGACGCTCGCCATCCTGCTCAATTCGCCGAAGTTCAAGGAGAAGCTCCGCTCCGTGGAGTACGTCGTCGTCGACGAGATCCACTCGCTCGCGGAGAACAAGCGCGGGACCCACCTGTCCGTCTCGCTCGAACGGCTGGAACGGCTCTGCGAGACCTCGCCCACGAGGATCGGCTGTTCGGCCACCGTCGAACCGCTCGACACGGTCGCGGAGTTCCTCGTCGGCTACGAGGACGGGGCGCCGCGCGACTACGACATCGTGGACGCGCGGTTCGTCCGCGAGTTCGACATGGAACTCGCCTGCCCCACGGACGACCTCATCGGGACGCCCCCCGGCGAGGTGAGAGGGCGGTTCTACGACGAACTCGCCGACCTCGTCGCCGACCACGAGAACACGCTCGTATTTACCAACACGCGCTCCGGGGCCGAGCGCGTCCTCGCGAACCTGCGGGAGCACCACGGCTACGACGAGTCGAACTCGGGGTGCCACCACGGCTCGCTGTCGAAGGAGCGCCGACAGGAGATAGAGGAGCGACTGAAGGAGGGGAGCCTCGACGTGGTCACCACCTCGACGTCGCTGGAACTCGGCATCGACATGCCGTACATCGACCTCGTGGTGCAGGTCGGCTCCCCGAAGTCGGTCGCCTCACTGCTCCAGCGGGTCGGCCGCGCGGGTCACCAACTCGGCGAGACGGTGAAGGGCCGGGTGTTCGCGCTCGACCGCGACGAACTCGTGGAGTGCGCGACGATGCTGAAGAAGGCCGAGGAGGGGTTCGTGGACCGCGTGTTCGTCCCGGAGAACGCCCACGACGTGGCCGCCCAGCAGGTGTACGGGATGGCGATAAACGCGATACGGCCCGAGTCGGAGGTGCGCGAGACACTCACCTCGGCGTACCCCTACCGGAACTACGGCGACGAGGGGTTCGAACGGCTGTTCCGCTACCTGACGGCCGACTACGAGGGGTTGGAGGAGAAGAACGTCTACCCGAAGGTGTGGCGCGACCGGAACGACCCGCCGAGCGGCGAACACCACCACGAAGAGTTCGACGTGGGCGAACCGCTCGTCGGCAAGCGCGGGCGGCTGGCGCGGGTCATCTACATGACGAACATCGGCACCATCCCCGACTCCTTCGACGTGGACGTGTTCGTCCGCGGGAGCGACGAGTGGGTGGGCCAACTGGACGAGGAGTACCTCGACACGCTGGAGAAGGGCGACGTGTTCGTGCTCGGCGGCTCGAACTACGAGTACAAGTACCGCCGCGGGACGAAGGCGTACGCCGACCCGACCGCGAAGTCGGCCACGGTGCCGTCGTGGTACTCCGAACGCCTGCCGCTCTCGTACGACCTCGGGCGGGAGACGCTCGCGTTCCAGCGCGAACTCGTCGCGCGCCTCCAGAAGGGCGGCCCGCCCGCGGTCCGCGAGTGGCTCCGGGAGTTCCCGCTGGACGAGAACACCGTCCGGGCGCTCGCGCGGATGTTCGACGAACAGGTGCGCTACGCGGGAGCTACCTCCGTCTCGACCGACGAGCGGCTCGCCGTCGAGGTGGCGCTCGACTACGACGAGTACCGTCGCCACTACTACGTCCACTCCGGATACGGCAGACGGTT from Halosegnis marinus carries:
- a CDS encoding ATP-dependent helicase produces the protein MDGRDLLAARDDLDFDPGAVDIDDGEVLARLAPETREWWVEEFGAFVPGNGGFFTPPQKGAIPRIDDGENCLVCAPTGSGKTLASFTAIIDDLVARARADDLSNDVHCLYVSPLKSLANDIHRNLTEPLDGITERLDGEVDVRHAIRHGDTSDSERQAMLETTPHILNTTPETLAILLNSPKFKEKLRSVEYVVVDEIHSLAENKRGTHLSVSLERLERLCETSPTRIGCSATVEPLDTVAEFLVGYEDGAPRDYDIVDARFVREFDMELACPTDDLIGTPPGEVRGRFYDELADLVADHENTLVFTNTRSGAERVLANLREHHGYDESNSGCHHGSLSKERRQEIEERLKEGSLDVVTTSTSLELGIDMPYIDLVVQVGSPKSVASLLQRVGRAGHQLGETVKGRVFALDRDELVECATMLKKAEEGFVDRVFVPENAHDVAAQQVYGMAINAIRPESEVRETLTSAYPYRNYGDEGFERLFRYLTADYEGLEEKNVYPKVWRDRNDPPSGEHHHEEFDVGEPLVGKRGRLARVIYMTNIGTIPDSFDVDVFVRGSDEWVGQLDEEYLDTLEKGDVFVLGGSNYEYKYRRGTKAYADPTAKSATVPSWYSERLPLSYDLGRETLAFQRELVARLQKGGPPAVREWLREFPLDENTVRALARMFDEQVRYAGATSVSTDERLAVEVALDYDEYRRHYYVHSGYGRRFNDGFSRLLAYHVAQQTNANVQVAVADNGFALSLPLNRKVDVEGVIRDLDPGDVRGDLRASLHGTDLLKRYFRINATRSLMILKRYKGYEKTAAQQQVSSEMLLSFAEDLDDFAVTEETYREILEDKLNVGAIEDVLGDLQDGDIDLAVQSVESPSPRAFGLATLMASDTVLAEDESAVLQEFHARVLEELEGEEPPSVVTD